CCCACCCTAGTGGGGCCATAATCCCGTGAAATTTTAAGttctttttgtttaaaaatatttatgagatagctatGGAATTTTGTTAGTGGCGTACGACCTTCCTTAGAAGGGGGTATCAAAGCAAAAAGAAATTCCTAGATGcaaatatttatggtaaaagctTAGGCAATATTTGGGGGCCATCCACCTTAGTGGTCTacggactattcgtcggtatTGTGAACGGGAAATTGTTGGAATCCCCAATTTGTATGACCTCCCCAGGCGtctttttttgggttttgggGGTTCCCAgatcataaaatttttttgtgggttttttgtgattatgtatCAAACTAGTATGtgataaatagttttatttcttctcgggcccaaaatttttaataattttcccaaccttaaagaaatcaaactcGAAGGGCCCAaatttttgggggaaaaagtaaatggataagattctcattGTGAAAACTTAAAGTTTGTATTCACCAATTCATATCCTCTATTTCCtttacaaaaaattttataaaaaaaaattaaaaaatgcattttttttgcatGTCAAAACAATTCTTTGAGATAGAAGGTCAAACACTTTCTTTTAAGTAGTAAGACAAAGTCTTGGTTTATATTGATGAAAGGAAGAATATACAATGGGGGGGGTGTCCCGGTTACTTAAATATCCCAAAAGATAGAATATTTTGAGGGAaacttgattattttaaaaaagtttctACACTCATTCTTAAAACAAATGTAAAATGATAGTATGAAGGGTTTTTACTTAAAGTTGGGAAAACCCACATGATATTcactttattaataatagaGGGAAAATAACATGATGAGCAAATTGTTAAAAGGGTGCATCCTTCCTATATCTTAGTTCAATCGAAAAAAAAGACTAGCaatggaaagaaaaaaggcTGAATTGTCCAATGCCCGAAAACAAAAAGGCAGAAAAAATTAGGTGAAAAGGCAAAGTGAAGATGCATTGTAAGTTGGATTGACCTCTTCTAAAGAAGGGGAAATGACTTAGATAACAATGTAACTTCTAAAAGGGAGATCTAAACCGGGTTGGGGGGGTTGTTGGAAAAGggagctatttttttttgatcacttaattgttttgttttgatgttagaaattttgttttattgagtACGGTTTTGTTTAGAAAGAATtcggtttttggtttttaaacTTGTTTATGATTAAATGATGTTCGATGTCTTTTTTAATGCGTgcaattttttaagaaattgattgaatatctatcacttaatttttttagaaaaacaaattatacatcATAGTAtctaaacaatataaatgcaaCAAGATTGAGTTTGAACAACGGTTAAAATTCATACAATGGGTTTATAAAGTATTTTGGGGCCCTTTGACGGGAAAACGAAAGTCTTAGTAATTGTTGGGGATTTTGTCTAACTTTAAATGACTATCGAGATTTTAACAACTTGAAAAAACTGGTAgtttttgtctaaataatggCTAAATAGATCCCccttattatgtgatttatttgttcgattaattattaaattatgcaatttgAACGTGCCCTTTTGCCCCCTTCCTTCCCAAAAATGGGgagagtacctccacatcggtaaGGCGTGCAAAGTGAAGTGTTGGGGCATTTACCGGGGGTCGTTGAAATATTCAAGGACCGGGATCTTAAACCCCAAAAGGTTTCGGGGATCGTGCAATgccggggagaagcatgggttccgaGGATTTGGGGCGGCCGATTGTATCATTAGGGGTGGAAGAAGCTGTCCCGGGACCTTTGGGAAGGGGGTTCCGGCCTGGCTACGGGGGAAAAAAatcgatgatcctcgaggccctAAGGGAGTACCCCGTAATTTGACACGCGTATTTTGGGGGGGCCGGGTGAACAAAGACCTCCCAAAGTCCTCAAATCgtcgccccttttcaacgaaGGGGAAAGCCCCGGGCGTTAATTGACCCTCGATTTGTGCCCGGCAGGCATGtaggagcgcgcatttggtgtgctccagtctcgatggaCGGCAATTAGGGGTCCAATGCGTTTGTGGCATGTCGACTGCATTGCTTCTATAATGTACGCCcgtattatcatgcacaacatgatagtcgaagaTTAAGGTGTACAACTGACtaattgggccaatgacgatgaagccggtccaagccacggtgTGGCCACCCTCAACGTACGAAGGggggtacctcacgatgaagCCGACCGCCTCCAGGcacatgccgacatgcgccaagtggatgcgcATAtacaactccaaaaggatttaattgaagagttgtgggcgcAGATgactgcacggcgatagtttttttggttttatgtttttttttattatgatatttttttttattaatgaaattttttttattttaatgaaattaatgaatttttccgtatatgtgtcgtatgTTTAATTCCgcattttgtgtttaattccgtaaatttaattatttctttttaatagtACTGATGATGTGGCTATCCTATTGTCCAATTGCTTTTTAGTGCtggatgatgtggcaggaggagaAATAGActagcctatggctggcctatgtaTTGTGGATGTTCTAATATAAAGTACTTtagtacaaaaataatactccctccgtcccataaaagttgagacaaaacttttgggcacggagattaagaatttatattaaataaataggagagaagaaaaaagtaggaaagataagagagagtaaagtatattgatggaataaagtaagagtgattaaatattttgtttttagttaaaaaaggaaatgactcaactttattgggacggactaaaaaggaatacgactcaacttttatgggatggagggagtagttaataaaaaaatcggttaaaatgaaaatcgatttaaaatttgagggcattttgtatatacaaattttGTCAATATATCTTCACACTTATATTTTGTCACCAAACAAATATCCAATTAAGAAGTTGAAGGATTTGGAGTCCCAAATCCCAAGTATGTTACccctattattttattttggagactccttttgtaaatttaaacCTCTATATCTTACTCCTAATTCAATCGGAAGGGATCACCTCATACTTTGTAtgctacatttcttaatacacTACTAATAACTTGACAAGTGGATCTTAttttatagaaagaaaaatcattTCCAACACAACCTACATATTTCCTACACGGTACAccatctctatctctctcttatgtttaattgaaataattgtCTTAAcatttgttaataaaaaatataaattgaaataattatctttaacatttgttaataaaaatatagtaataggttaaattttacttatttcaaAAGATTATATAAAAGAGTTaaattctttcaattttttttattttattaaaataatttggtttTTAATATATAGAAGAAATCGATCTTAGGAAAAATTTAATAGTTAGAAATTGACTAAACTTCATGATATAactctctattatttttatcatttactttctctgatattttaaatctaactaattatattatcttttctcaataaaaaaataatagagtcaactaattatttcaatttttttaactaattaaagttttacaattatttttgtggaaattttataaatatttatagtactatatttttattgagataatagttatttaaatcaaaaagttttgtaaaattctaattaattacaattaaagtttttttagtgatattacaaaccaaattatttcaataaaataaaaaaagaaaaaatcatctttttatAACTTTTGAAATACGTAAAGATTTACTCTTTTtacagttttttttaaataagtaaaatttgactatttatattttttgtttacaaGAGTTAACATAACTAAATATAGTAGGGAGATAGTGCAGGAAATAAAttctgaaaataatttttctttctataaaaTAAGATCCACTTGTCAAGTTATTAGTAatgtattaagaaatgtacgCATAGAAAGTATGAGGTGATCCCTCAATTGGCctttttcaaatattcacaacACCATTAAAAGTTGCAGTGAAGACAGCCAATCATAAATGGTCGATAATTAGTGTTTAATTTGCTGATGGGAACACGGCCGATATCGAAATCACCGACGACTGGGAAAATCTACCGCacagtaattaaatttaccgACCCTGTATAATGGTAAATCATGATTCACTGACACAACATTTCATACTCTTCTCGGTTCTTCTCAACGCGCTTCTCTCTCTCGATCAATTtcacaagaagaaaaagtcAAACAATGGGACTGTTCACCTACACAGTCGCCGGCGCCGCCTTAATCCTCATCGGCGGATTGGAATCCCTCGCCTCCGCCGCCATTTCTCTcaaacaaatctccacctcgGACCCTCCCCCTCCGAAAACTCAGCGCCCTGCGCCTGCAACGGCGTCGTTTCTGTCCACGGTAACGTTTCTGCTGATCTCAATTGTGTCGATCCTTTCAATCGTCAACTCTTTGATATCTCTCTCCGACGCCGCTAGCTCCAAAGACAGCACGGGTGTGGTCTTACAGCTGGAAGTGATCGCAATCGCTTTGCTTTTTCTGTTGTATTCCGGTTTAGGCATTTTGTCGAGCATCATAGAGTCATTTCGATTTCCTTCGAAGTTACTCAATGTAATCTATATGTTCGCCTTTGGAGAGGAATTTCTGTTGTTCTACGCGCAAAACAAGGATCCGAGTGGGATTGAGAATCGCTACTATGACTTGATTTTAGTGCCTATTGCTGTGTGTCTATTCTCCACCATACTTGAGCTGAAGGGATCGAAATCGAGTTATCCGAAATTGGGCCGAGGCGTTGGGTTAGTCTTACAGGGGATGTGGACTCTGCAAATGGGGGTTTCGTTTTATTCGAACTTGATTGCTAATGGGTGTGCTTTGCACGCTAGGAGTAGGGGGAATTTTACCATTAAATGCAAAGGGCATCCCGAATATCATCGTGGGCGTGCCATTGCTACTCTGCAGTTTAACTGCCACTTGGCTCTTTTAATCACTATAGCTGCTGGGGTGTTCTCGGTGTTCTGTAAGACGTATAGCATTAATCGGGATTTTATGCGGTATACGCCCCTTGGAGTTGGAAATGGTGGGGATATGCAGCTAGATAATTCACAGTTCACTTTGGAATCGGATGACGAGGATGGTGAAAATGGGATTCAGGAAGTGAGGAGTGTTGAAATGCAGAAGGCTGCTTTGGTGGTTCCTGAGTCGACAGTTAATGGCTATAATTCTCATCCTTGATGTTAAATATGGAGAACTTTTGTTGGGTAAAGGGTTTCAGTTTCACTATTCTTTTACTAGGTAAGCAGCGTTGTATAACTTGGTTTTACCATACACCTGAACACTTGAGAGAATATATTGTTGTagtcattttatatttgttgaatattttctcTGTCGTTCTGGAAATTTTATTTGGCATTCTCTTACCTAAtgatttgtcaattttaaagtttccATAAAGAGTTACTCCTATTAGCTTTCTGTGTTAAATGTCTAAATGTGATGCCTTTGAAACATTAAGTTCTGCTTATTATTGGGAACATTAACTGTTGTATCTTATTTAGATCGTTCTATGGTAGAGTTATGCTGTACTAAGCTGAGAATCTAGCTAGTTTTTGCACTAGTATACATAAATCGTGGAATGGAAAAATATGCCTTAAAGCAATTGATCATGAATAGTGGGCATGGATTTTGTAATGTTATAACATCAAGTAGTTTATCATAATCCAAATACATTGCCTATATGTGATCTTTGTTGCCAGCCTGTTTGATCATATACTGACATTTCCTTTATGATTTTGCAATGCTTAAAACATACTCCACTTATTCTGTTTGAATGTAACCAGTTGAAGTTTTGAGTTACTGACTTACTGCCCCTGAGGATGGCTAGCAAAGGTTTATCTAAGGGACAtcaataataggagtatatttttgtaacCAAGTAGATGTTCAATATACCGAGCTGCTACTGGCAGACATGATTTTTGATTAGTTTTAAGCTACTGATCTTAATGTGTGGACAGATCTTTTGAgctatttgttttgtttttccttgtcTGAAGTATGATTGCAAAATCATGCTTGATTCTCagtgacattttttttttaaaattttgtgaatgCAGCCTCCCTATCCCTTCCTAAGGGCATCATGTGCTGTTTCAGGTCTACACACTGACTTCTAAATTCTAACCTATATTGTCTAACCATGCTTTGGTAGCTTTACTCTCTTAGCAAATTTTGTAACGAAATCTGGGATGTTGTTCCTTGTGGTCTTTCCATTCAAGCATCGTCTTTATGTGAGTTAATTCCCCTGGGTTGATGGATTCAAATTCAACATTATACAGTTTTCCCTTTCAGGCATTCCATCTCTTTTTGGTATGCTTCTCCCAGTCACTAATACAATTAGGTGAAACTAAAGGCTGCAGATGCTGGTTGATTGATTGCTCATTTAGATTTGAGAATTTTCATGATGGCTAAAGTCATCCACAATGGGATGGactaagcgacgccctaagccCCGCCCTATGCACGCCACGCGTCAACATTTTATCCTCCACCCCTTCCacctgcaatggggcggactataaCCTGTCCTAAGCcccgccctaagcattttacttctattttgtatttatataatttatacaaatatatcaagcaaaataaataaataaaaacaacacaattaagaCAACTCctatatttacttaattaaaaaaaaagttacaaaataagaaattaaaaaaaaaggttacaaactaagaaattaaaaaaaaaacgcactacatataaaaaaaatcccgGCTCGTCTAGAGTAGTCCCATCCTGCGGCTGAGGCCATCGATCATCCCCTGGATGCCTTCGATTTGAGCCGGGTTGGTCGCCTGCATCAGGGCGTTGTGCGCGTCCAACAACGTCCTGTAGTCGGAGGAGGCCACCAAATTCGTGTAGGCATGTGACGCAGCCGAAGTCTTGCTCGGGGTCGCGCTCGGGGTCGTGCTTGGGGCCAGGTCAGGCGGCGCCGCGGCGGATGAGGTCGCCTTGCCCTTGGCCTTGGCAGCCTTGATGCCAGGGGGACGCCGGAACATCGGTGTGCCGGAACTCTCATCCTCGAACACTAGATTGTTGAGGTCCATTGGAGATGCGCCACTTTCGCCGCTTGTATAATCAGTGAAGGTGCGCTTCGACGCCCTCTTCTTCGCCACCGTCGATTGGGGAATCATACCACCTACGAACTTctgcttctccttcaagagcACCCAGGACTGGTAGTGCTTGAAGTCGCCGTACAATGACATGTACGATTGGACCGCTTTGTCGCGCACATCCGACAGACTCTCGCCGCTGGCCTGCTCCCTCTCGCACTTGTCGTACTCCCTGCGAACAGATTGAcctgcttctttatttgatctCAGTGCTTGCGG
The nucleotide sequence above comes from Salvia hispanica cultivar TCC Black 2014 chromosome 5, UniMelb_Shisp_WGS_1.0, whole genome shotgun sequence. Encoded proteins:
- the LOC125186949 gene encoding uncharacterized protein LOC125186949 — protein: MGLFTYTVAGAALILIGGLESLASAAISLKQISTSDPPPPKTQRPAPATASFLSTVTFLLISIVSILSIVNSLISLSDAASSKDSTGVVLQLEVIAIALLFLLYSGLGILSSIIESFRFPSKLLNVIYMFAFGEEFLLFYAQNKDPSGIENRYYDLILVPIAVCLFSTILELKGSKSSYPKLGRGVGLVLQGMWTLQMGVSFYSNLIANGCALHARSRGNFTIKCKGHPEYHRGRAIATLQFNCHLALLITIAAGVFSVFCKTYSINRDFMRYTPLGVGNGGDMQLDNSQFTLESDDEDGENGIQEVRSVEMQKAALVVPESTVNGYNSHP